A genomic region of Columba livia isolate bColLiv1 breed racing homer chromosome 12, bColLiv1.pat.W.v2, whole genome shotgun sequence contains the following coding sequences:
- the PSMD10 gene encoding 26S proteasome non-ATPase regulatory subunit 10: MEGAVSDVGICNLAYAGRLEELRAQLLHDRALATKADQDNRTALHWACSAGRTDVADLLLGLGVPVDDKDDAGWTPLHIAASAGRDEIVKALIAKGAHVNAVNQNGCTPLHYAASKNEQEIAVMLLDNGADPDATDHFESTPLHRAAAKGNLKMVQILLNYKASVNIQDSEGNTPLHLACDEERVAEAELLVSHGASIHIENKEELTPLKVAKGGLGARLKRMVEG, translated from the exons ATGGAGGGTGCCGTCTCCGACGTGGGGATCTGCAACCTGGCCTACGCCGGGCGCCTGGAGGAGCTGCGGGCCCAGCTGCTGCACGACAGGGCGCTGGCCACCAAGGCCGACCAG GACAACCGCACCGCGCTGCATTGGGCCTGCTCGGCGGGGCGCACGGACGTCGCCGACCTCCTGCTGGGGCTCGGCGTGCCTGTGGACGACAAGGATGAT GCTGGTTGGACTCCCTTACATATTGCCGCTTCAGCAGGTCGTGATGAAATTGTGAAAGCCCTCATTGCCAAGGGTGCTCATGTAAATGCTGTCAATCAGAACGGCTGTACACCTCTGCATTATGCAGCCTCCAAAAATGAACAAGAG ATTGCAGTCATGCTTTTAGATAACGGAGCTGATCCAGATGCAACAGATCATTTTGAATCCACGCCATtacacagagcagcagccaaAGGAAACCTAAAAATGGTACAGATCCTTCTGAACTACAAGGCATCTGTTAATATACAGGATTCTGAAGGGAATACTCCTCt TCATTTAGCCTGTGATGAAGAGAGGGTGGcggaggcagagctgctggtttCTCACGGTGCAAGTATTCACATTGAGAATAAAGAAGAACTGACCCCACTGAAAGTGGCCAAAGGTGGCCTGGGAGCCAGACTTAAGAGAATGGTGGAAGGCTAG